From the genome of Triticum aestivum cultivar Chinese Spring chromosome 3B, IWGSC CS RefSeq v2.1, whole genome shotgun sequence, one region includes:
- the LOC123068005 gene encoding uncharacterized protein, with product MEVPRSRRRIRHSPPPPPPAQGCTGGDDLISTLPDDMLLQILACLGCAGAAACTGVLACRWRNLWIHLPGLIFRDVPVGKVQAALTRIACRRAGMSVSALDIHLARSVPPEAARHDEALAKKLLRKAVRLSPEELIFVLSRSSIRKPGRRVEITMPCFLHATSIELDTYFLQIQPPDNQILPALEKLSLPGNIVDIGACLNQCPRLRVLRVTFRGVSPVLLEESLTALEAAVALGLTVSLLRIEFDLYNGGHTADGDQFASLLHVAARVSPQELVLVNSFNEYFTAELPCFPRTKSIEMWLCSVCFTQVTEDKFLALERLSLQRYRCTILDLDNMVARCPRLRVLKVNADRSAQVVTIRSTSLQELELSIDEGQCEGIDIGTPLFTQLKLSVDAASDINVSIWAPMVEKVSYWFSYKKLALMFGFWSLQSLRVDTIENYKYKDEGLTKEGKDACSQPPRVHVLCLQISARDQSGPVLNFARELEKLPLSNFTILALNLNAEGHILAAFVSRILGMHHLQTRIQRLKVVLCSWSEMSKCVKQCPCNEPKNWRSHSISLTRLEEVEIYKFKGGDHEIDFVTMILSWAPMLTRMTIRLTHEINPSDIGDCAKSIYRIYFGHPFVNSFVYLSNGELVLCSQM from the exons ATGGAGGTCCCCCGATCCCGCCGCCGCATTAGgcactccccaccgccgccgccaccggcacaGGGTTGTACGGGAGGAGATGACCTCATTAGCACGCTCCCAGATGACATGCTCCTCCAGATCCTCGCGTGCCTCGGCTGCGCTGGCGCCGCCGCATGCACCGGCGTGCTCGCGTGCCGGTGGCGCAACCTCTGGATCCATCTCCCCGGGCTCATCTTTCGCGATGTCCCGGTCGGCAAGGTGCAGGCGGCGCTCACCCGCATCGCGTGTCGCCGTGCAGGTATGTCCGTCTCTGCCCTCGACATCCATCTCGCGAGGAGTGTGCCGCCGGAGGCTGCCAGGCACGACGAAGCGCTTGCCAAAAAGTTGTTGCGCAAGGCCGTCCGGCTCTCCCCGGAGGAGCTCATCTTTGTCCTCTCCCGGTCTTCTATAAGAAAGCCAGGGCGTCGCGTCGAAATCACCATGCCTTGCTTCCTCCACGCCACCTCCATCGAGCTGGACACATACTTCCTCCAGATCCAGCCACCGGACAACCAGATCCTTCCTGCTCTTGAGAAGCTCTCTCTCCCCGGAAACATTGTTGACATTGGCGCCTGTCTCAACCAGTGCCCGCGCCTGCGCGTGCTCAGGGTCACCTTCCGTGGGGTCTCGCCTGTCTTGCTCGAAGAGTCGCTCACCGCACTAGAAGCTGCTGTGGCGCTCGGACTCACGGTGTCCCTCTTGCGCATCGAGTTCGATCTCTATAATGGGGGACACACTGCTGATGGAGATCAATTTGCCTCCCTTCTCCATGTTGCGGCAAGGGTCTCTCCACAAGAGCTTGTCCTTGTTAATAGCTTCAACGAATATTTTACTGCTGAGCTGCCGTGCTTTCCCCGCACGAAGTCAATCGAGATGTGGTTGTGCTCCGTCTGCTTCACTCAGGTGACGGAAGATAAATTCTTGGCACTTGAGAGGTTGTCCCTCCAACGCTACCGTTGCACCATCCTCGATCTTGACAACATGGTTGCCCGTTGTCCACGCCTACGCGTGCTCAAGGTGAATGCGGATAGATCTGCACAAGTTGTTACAATCCGCTCAACATCGTTGCAGGAGCTTGAGCTTAGTATCGATGAAGGGCAATGTGAGGGTATCGACATAGGGACTCCACTGTTTACGCAACTAAAGCTCAGTGTTGATGCTGCCTCGGACATCAACGTGTCCATCTGGGCGCCAATGGTGGAGAAGGTCTCTTATTGGTTTTCATATAAAAAGTTGGCCCTTATGTTTGGTTTTTGGTCACTTCAGAGCCTGAGGGTCGATACGATAGAGAACTACAAATACAAAGATGAAGGGCTCACCAAGGAAGGGAAAGATGCATGTTCGCAGCCCCCTCGTGTTCATGTCCTATGTTTGCAAATATCTGCGCGG gatcagtctGGTCCGGTGCTGAACTTTGCTAGGGAGTTGGAGAAACTTCCACTTTCCAACTTTACAATATTGGCCCTAAATCTCAATGCGGAGGGACATATTTTAGCAGCATTTGTGTCACGTATCCTTGGGATGCATCACCTTCAAACTCGTATACAAAGGCTTAAAGTTGTACTATGCAGCTGGTCTGAG ATGTCAAAATGTGTTAAACAATGTCCTTGTAATGAGCCCAAGAACTGGAGGAGCCATAGTATCTCCTTGACGCGCCTTGAAGAAGTGGAAATTTACAAATTCAAAGGAGGGGATCATGAGATTGATTTCGTGACAATGATACTAAGTTGGGCTCCAATGCTTACAAGAATGACCATCAGGCTAACTCATGAGATTAATCCAAGTGACATTGGAGATTGCGCCAAGAGTATTTACAGAATTTATTTTGGTCATCCTTTCGTTAACTCCTTCGTTTATCTTAGCAATGGGGAATTGGTACTATGCTCCCAGATGTAA